In Flavobacteriaceae bacterium, the following proteins share a genomic window:
- a CDS encoding VOC family protein, which yields MKLGAFSISLNVKDINISKTFYETLGFEVFAGNIEHNYLIMKNGNALVGLFQGMFEDNILTFNPGWDESTNTLESYDDVRDIQKHLKTNNIKIKKEIDETTSGPASMVVMDPDGNTILIDQHI from the coding sequence ATGAAATTAGGTGCTTTCTCCATAAGTCTAAATGTAAAAGACATCAATATATCAAAAACGTTTTATGAAACTTTGGGATTTGAAGTTTTTGCAGGAAACATTGAACACAATTATCTTATTATGAAAAACGGCAATGCACTTGTAGGGCTTTTTCAAGGAATGTTTGAAGATAATATCTTAACCTTCAATCCAGGTTGGGATGAAAGTACAAATACTCTGGAATCGTATGACGATGTTAGAGATATTCAAAAGCATCTTAAAACTAATAATATTAAAATTAAAAAAGAAATCGATGAAACTACTTCAGGGCCAGCAAGCATGGTAGTAATGGATCCAGATGGTAATACTATTTTAATAGATCAACACATATAA
- a CDS encoding DUF2911 domain-containing protein, with product MKKIVLLVLAFVMMYNVNAQIQTPQPSPFSKVEQKVGLTDVTLEYSRPAMRGRKIFGNLVPFGAIWRTGANARTKINFSTDVTIDGQTLKAGSYAIFTKPEANSWEVYFYTEHQGNGAPQELDESKVAAKTTVTANQIPITIQSYTMSIDDITNTTANIGIIWENTYVGIPFGVPTDKAVMASIDRAMSGSPSENDFYAAAVYYLENEKDITKAKTWIDKAISLTNAEPRFWFLRQQSLIYAKAGDKKGAIAAAKKSLQYAETAGNADYIKLNKDSIAEWIK from the coding sequence ATGAAAAAAATAGTATTATTAGTACTAGCATTTGTTATGATGTATAACGTAAATGCACAAATACAAACACCACAACCTAGTCCGTTTTCTAAAGTAGAGCAAAAAGTGGGGTTAACTGATGTAACATTAGAATATTCTAGACCAGCAATGCGAGGAAGGAAAATTTTTGGAAACTTAGTGCCATTTGGAGCAATCTGGAGGACAGGAGCAAATGCTAGAACAAAAATTAATTTTAGTACAGATGTTACTATAGACGGACAAACTCTTAAAGCTGGCTCTTACGCTATTTTCACTAAACCAGAAGCTAACTCTTGGGAAGTTTACTTTTATACAGAACATCAAGGTAATGGGGCACCTCAAGAATTAGACGAAAGTAAAGTTGCAGCAAAAACTACAGTAACTGCAAACCAAATTCCAATTACTATTCAATCGTATACAATGTCTATTGATGATATTACAAATACTACAGCTAATATTGGCATTATATGGGAAAATACCTATGTGGGGATTCCGTTTGGAGTACCTACCGATAAGGCAGTTATGGCAAGTATAGATAGGGCAATGAGTGGTTCTCCTAGTGAAAACGATTTTTATGCAGCTGCAGTATATTATTTAGAAAACGAAAAAGATATCACTAAAGCTAAAACTTGGATTGATAAAGCTATTTCTCTAACCAATGCTGAACCACGTTTCTGGTTTTTAAGACAACAATCATTAATATATGCTAAAGCAGGAGATAAAAAAGGAGCAATTGCTGCTGCTAAAAAATCTCTTCAATATGCAGAGACAGCTGGAAATGCTGATTATATTAAATTGAATAAAGATTCTATTGCTGAGTGGATAAAATAA
- a CDS encoding sodium:solute symporter encodes MQLNWIDWVVLCITLLTIVGYGTWKTRGSKNVQDYVRGGNTSKWWTIGLSVMATQASAITFLSTTGQAYSDGMGFVQFYFGLPIAMVIICLVFIPLYHRLKVFTAYEYLEKRFDLKTRTLTAILFLIQRGLAAGITIFAPAIILSVVLDWNIVYLNIIIGLLVIIYTVSGGTKAVNVTQKQQMIVIFAGMLAALFIILNLIPEDVSFTNALDIAGASGRMEILDFSFDLENRYTVWTGLIGGTFLMLSYFGTDQSQVQRYLSGRSMKEMQLGLLFNGLLKVPMQFFILLVGVMVFVFYQFNPAPLNFIDSSTKAVLNSEYSQQYQELQQKQNVLFEQKKELSIQLAKSDNSTTRKNLIALDSIERVHRLESKFLIKKAIDTVYANDYDKLNSEVLALKTNPESEAYKEKQAELKTLYGDAAKDTKTNDRDYMFITFVLKNLPIGLIGLLLAVILSAAMSSTASEINALATITSIDLYGRNQKENKGEGHMVKATKWFTFGWGIVAIIIACFANLAENLIQLVNIIGSIFYGNVLGIFLLGFFFKFIKANAVFVAAIITQITIISLYFLDEYEIINLPYLWLNFVGCILVIIIAMLIQSFSKTKSTDDL; translated from the coding sequence ATGCAACTAAATTGGATAGATTGGGTAGTGCTTTGTATCACATTATTAACTATTGTTGGATACGGCACTTGGAAAACAAGAGGAAGTAAAAACGTACAAGATTATGTACGAGGTGGTAATACTTCAAAATGGTGGACTATAGGTTTATCTGTAATGGCTACTCAAGCTAGTGCGATTACTTTCTTGTCTACTACTGGACAAGCTTATTCTGATGGAATGGGGTTTGTTCAATTTTATTTTGGATTGCCAATTGCGATGGTTATAATTTGTTTAGTATTTATTCCGTTATATCATCGCTTAAAAGTGTTTACTGCCTATGAATATCTTGAAAAGCGATTTGATTTAAAAACACGAACACTTACAGCTATTTTATTTTTAATACAAAGAGGATTAGCAGCTGGGATTACTATTTTTGCGCCTGCCATTATATTATCTGTTGTATTAGATTGGAATATAGTATATCTCAATATTATTATAGGATTACTTGTTATTATTTATACAGTTTCTGGAGGAACTAAAGCTGTTAATGTGACTCAAAAGCAGCAAATGATTGTCATTTTTGCAGGGATGTTAGCAGCATTATTTATTATTTTAAATTTAATCCCAGAAGACGTTTCATTTACTAATGCACTTGATATAGCTGGAGCAAGCGGAAGGATGGAAATCTTAGATTTTTCATTTGATTTAGAAAATAGATATACCGTTTGGACTGGACTTATAGGAGGTACGTTTTTAATGCTTTCTTATTTCGGAACTGATCAAAGCCAAGTACAACGTTATCTTTCTGGAAGGTCAATGAAAGAGATGCAGTTAGGATTACTTTTTAACGGTTTATTAAAAGTACCTATGCAATTTTTTATTCTTTTAGTTGGTGTAATGGTATTTGTATTTTATCAATTTAATCCTGCGCCATTAAATTTTATAGATTCATCAACAAAAGCGGTATTAAATTCAGAGTATTCACAACAATATCAAGAACTTCAACAAAAGCAAAATGTTCTTTTTGAACAGAAAAAAGAATTAAGTATACAACTTGCTAAAAGTGATAATTCAACTACTAGAAAAAATTTAATTGCTTTAGATAGTATTGAAAGAGTTCATCGTTTGGAGTCAAAATTCTTAATTAAGAAAGCTATTGACACTGTGTATGCAAACGATTATGATAAATTAAATTCAGAGGTTTTAGCTCTTAAAACAAATCCTGAAAGTGAAGCTTATAAGGAAAAACAAGCTGAATTGAAAACTTTATATGGAGACGCTGCTAAAGACACAAAAACAAATGATAGAGATTATATGTTTATCACATTTGTATTAAAAAATCTACCTATTGGTCTTATTGGGTTATTATTGGCAGTGATCTTATCTGCCGCAATGTCATCAACAGCTTCAGAAATTAATGCATTAGCAACTATTACATCTATAGATTTATACGGAAGAAATCAAAAAGAAAATAAAGGAGAAGGTCACATGGTAAAGGCTACCAAATGGTTCACTTTTGGTTGGGGTATTGTTGCAATTATTATTGCATGTTTTGCCAATTTGGCTGAAAACTTAATCCAATTAGTTAATATTATTGGTTCCATTTTTTACGGAAACGTTCTAGGTATTTTCTTGTTAGGGTTTTTCTTTAAATTTATAAAAGCTAATGCTGTATTTGTTGCTGCAATTATTACTCAAATTACTATTATCAGTTTATACTTTTTAGATGAATACGAAATTATAAACCTTCCATATCTATGGTTAAATTTCGTGGGATGTATACTTGTAATTATAATAGCAATGCTTATTCAATCATTCAGCAAAACGAAATCTACTGATGATTTATAA
- a CDS encoding nuclear transport factor 2 family protein gives MNTQDVANRLVEMCRQGQNLEAITELYDENVISKEMPGYPDEIISGRENVYKKSEDWLNNVEEFHGGDISDPIIAGNHFTTKMSFDVTFKDRGRQQMEEVCVFEINENNKIVSEQFFYTM, from the coding sequence ATGAATACGCAAGATGTAGCTAACCGTTTAGTTGAGATGTGTCGTCAAGGACAAAATTTAGAAGCCATTACTGAGCTTTATGATGAAAATGTAATTAGTAAAGAAATGCCTGGTTATCCAGATGAAATTATTTCTGGTCGTGAGAATGTTTATAAAAAGAGTGAAGATTGGTTAAATAATGTTGAAGAGTTTCACGGAGGAGATATCTCTGATCCTATTATTGCTGGAAATCATTTCACTACAAAAATGTCCTTTGATGTTACATTTAAGGATAGAGGGAGACAACAAATGGAAGAAGTTTGTGTGTTTGAAATTAATGAAAATAATAAAATAGTGAGCGAACAGTTTTTCTATACGATGTAA
- a CDS encoding RDD family protein — translation MSEEITTNLENEQEQIGFGPRIGATALDFVINIIVGAIMGAVLGATLVAIFFPDAADPSGTEGFDDAAAAIEGFAAIFAGIIGSMAGVFLMTIIMFLIEGATGQSVGKMILKIKNANVDGSKASAGTLWTRALLKYVYVILALIAGITGIALIGTLGFLLGLVIFIGCFFVLGEKKQSIHDMIAKTAVYRK, via the coding sequence ATGAGTGAAGAGATTACTACAAATCTTGAAAACGAACAAGAACAAATCGGATTTGGTCCAAGAATAGGCGCTACTGCATTAGATTTTGTAATTAATATAATTGTAGGAGCCATTATGGGAGCTGTATTAGGAGCTACATTAGTAGCTATATTTTTCCCAGATGCAGCTGATCCTTCTGGAACAGAAGGTTTTGATGATGCAGCAGCAGCTATTGAAGGGTTTGCTGCCATTTTTGCAGGTATAATTGGTAGTATGGCTGGTGTATTTTTAATGACCATCATCATGTTTTTAATTGAAGGCGCGACTGGACAATCTGTAGGGAAAATGATTCTCAAAATTAAAAATGCAAATGTAGATGGTTCTAAAGCTTCTGCTGGAACTTTATGGACAAGAGCATTATTAAAATATGTATATGTAATTTTAGCTTTAATTGCAGGTATTACAGGTATAGCCCTAATAGGCACTCTTGGATTTTTATTAGGCTTAGTAATTTTTATTGGCTGTTTCTTTGTATTAGGAGAGAAAAAGCAATCTATACATGATATGATTGCTAAAACTGCAGTATACAGAAAGTAA
- the murA gene encoding UDP-N-acetylglucosamine 1-carboxyvinyltransferase, with protein MRTFKIEGGHRLKGEIQPQGAKNEALQILCAVLLTPEKVTINNIPDIIDINKLIDLLGKLGVKIEKLDHGSYTFQADNINLKYLESSEFKEDGRGLRGSIMIVGPLLARFGKGYIPKPGGDKIGRRRLDTHFEGFIKLGATFRYNREDYFYGVEADELKGTYMLLDEASVTGTANIVMAAVLAKGTTTIYNAACEPYLQQLCKMLNRMGAKISGVGSNLLSIEGVNDLNGTEHTMLPDMIEIGSWIGLAAMTKSELTIKNVSWDNLGQIPDVFRKLGITIERRGDDIYIPEHNDGYEIQNYIDGSILTISDAPWPGFTPDLLSIILVVATQARGSVLIHQKMFESRLFFVDKLIDMGTKVILCDPHRASVIGHDFKSQLKATTMTSPDIRAGVSLLIAALSAKGTSIIHNIEQIDRGYERIDERLRAIGAKIERI; from the coding sequence ATGAGAACATTTAAGATAGAAGGAGGTCATAGGCTTAAAGGAGAAATACAGCCTCAGGGTGCTAAAAATGAAGCATTACAGATATTATGTGCAGTATTATTAACTCCAGAAAAAGTTACGATTAATAATATTCCTGATATCATCGATATTAATAAATTAATAGACCTTTTAGGGAAATTAGGTGTGAAAATTGAAAAGTTGGATCACGGTTCTTATACTTTTCAAGCAGATAATATAAATTTAAAATATTTAGAATCCTCTGAATTTAAAGAAGATGGACGTGGTTTAAGAGGGTCAATAATGATTGTAGGCCCTTTATTAGCGCGTTTTGGAAAAGGATATATCCCGAAGCCAGGAGGAGATAAAATTGGTAGGCGTAGATTAGATACACATTTTGAAGGGTTTATAAAATTAGGAGCTACTTTTAGATATAATCGAGAAGACTATTTTTATGGTGTAGAAGCAGATGAGTTAAAAGGCACTTATATGCTTCTAGATGAAGCTTCTGTTACAGGAACAGCTAATATTGTTATGGCAGCTGTTTTAGCTAAAGGAACAACCACAATATATAATGCAGCTTGCGAACCTTATTTACAACAATTGTGTAAGATGCTTAATAGAATGGGAGCTAAAATCTCTGGTGTTGGTTCTAATCTATTATCGATAGAAGGTGTTAATGATTTAAATGGTACTGAACATACAATGCTTCCTGATATGATTGAAATAGGAAGTTGGATAGGTTTAGCCGCAATGACTAAGAGCGAGCTTACTATTAAAAATGTAAGCTGGGATAATTTAGGGCAAATCCCTGATGTATTTAGAAAATTAGGAATAACTATTGAGCGTAGGGGAGATGATATTTATATTCCTGAACATAATGATGGTTATGAAATACAAAATTATATAGATGGTTCTATTTTAACTATTTCTGATGCACCTTGGCCTGGATTTACGCCAGATTTGTTAAGCATTATTTTAGTAGTTGCTACGCAAGCGAGAGGAAGTGTACTAATACATCAAAAAATGTTTGAAAGCCGTTTATTCTTCGTAGATAAATTGATTGATATGGGGACTAAAGTTATTTTATGTGACCCACATCGTGCATCAGTTATTGGTCACGATTTTAAATCTCAATTAAAAGCCACGACAATGACTTCTCCAGATATACGTGCAGGTGTCTCATTATTAATAGCAGCTTTATCTGCAAAAGGAACTTCTATAATTCATAATATAGAACAGATAGACAGAGGTTATGAGAGAATAGATGAGCGTTTAAGAGCAATTGGAGCTAAAATTGAACGAATTTGA
- a CDS encoding MIP family channel protein, with amino-acid sequence MKKYTAEFLGTFIMVFCGCGAMAINEITGGEITHPGVAVTWGLVVMTMIYAFGEISGAHFNPAVTVSFAYAKKFEWKEVPKYIIFQFLGALAAALLLLYLFPESETLGTTIPSIEPLKAFIIELLLTFFLMVVIINVSTGSKEIGTQAAIAVGATILLEAMFAGPITKASMNPIRSLAPAIASGHYEHLWLYVTAPFIGAILAVVSCKFIKDDNCC; translated from the coding sequence ATGAAGAAATACACAGCTGAATTCTTAGGGACATTTATTATGGTATTCTGTGGTTGTGGTGCTATGGCTATTAATGAGATTACTGGTGGTGAGATAACACATCCAGGAGTTGCTGTGACATGGGGTTTGGTAGTCATGACAATGATATATGCTTTTGGAGAAATTTCTGGAGCACATTTTAATCCAGCTGTTACAGTTAGTTTTGCCTATGCAAAAAAATTTGAATGGAAAGAAGTTCCAAAGTATATTATATTTCAATTTTTAGGAGCTCTAGCAGCTGCTTTACTCCTCCTCTATTTATTTCCAGAAAGCGAAACTTTAGGGACCACTATTCCTAGTATTGAGCCTCTTAAAGCTTTTATTATAGAGCTACTACTTACCTTCTTTTTGATGGTCGTTATCATAAATGTATCTACGGGAAGTAAAGAAATTGGAACACAAGCTGCTATTGCAGTTGGAGCTACAATTTTATTAGAAGCCATGTTTGCTGGACCAATCACCAAAGCGTCTATGAACCCTATTCGTTCTTTAGCTCCAGCAATTGCTTCAGGACATTACGAACATTTATGGTTATACGTAACTGCTCCTTTTATAGGGGCGATTTTAGCAGTAGTAAGCTGTAAGTTTATTAAAGACGATAATTGTTGTTAA
- a CDS encoding PIG-L family deacetylase has translation MRKPILILLLVIFTSYVPQAQQPQKPSASEILESIQKLNFLGSVLYVAAHPDDENTRLISYMSNKVKARTAYLSLTRGDGGQNLIGPEIRELLGVIRTQELLAARRVDGGEQMFTRANDFGYSKHPDETLKIWEKDNVLSDVVWAIRKFKPDVIINRFNHRTPGTTHGHHTSSAMLSVEAFDLVNDKNAFPDQLKNVDVWQPKRLFFNTGRFFYRNQEDFDKASKDLINFDVGVYYPLKGLSNNEVASLASSQHLCQGFGRLTRRGSQQEYIEFLKGEFPEDKSNVFSGVDTTWNRIGEGGQFIGSILYDIEKNFNFKDPSTHLPELLIAYNLLQKTSDAHWKTIKSKELKAIIEACAGLYLEASVSLPTVSTGSDINLNIEALNRSNIEIELLSYNISTTNTPILKNTTLKENTRQNFREQITIPNTLHTTSPYWLDNKGSLGMYHVNDDTLIGLPETPRTVTVDFYLTINKIPITFTKDLVYRYSQPDKGELYRPFEIIPEVAVSINDKVFIFENDKQKEIPVTITAGRDNLRGSVSLDIPTGWKVTPPQDINIVNKGETRTLVFTITPPQFQSEGIITPKVNIDGKIYSKELIEINYSHIPIQTVLLPSESKVVRLDIQKVGNNIAYIEGAGDVVPESLEQIGYNVIKIKPEEITPEYLSQFDAVVVGIRAYNTIAELKFRQRHLLDFVAQGGNMIVQYNTSFRLTVDTKELAPFDLKLSRDRVTDEHAEVRFLNTNHSILNYPNKITKNDFEGWVQERGLYFPNEWASEFTPIISINDNGETPKNGSLLVAKYGKGHYIYTGLSFFREFPAGVSGAYRLFANMLSIGKDNIKIDKKLND, from the coding sequence ATGCGAAAACCAATACTTATATTACTTTTAGTAATATTTACTTCTTATGTGCCCCAAGCACAGCAACCACAAAAACCATCAGCTTCAGAAATTTTAGAATCTATTCAAAAACTAAATTTTTTAGGTTCAGTTTTATATGTTGCTGCACATCCAGATGATGAGAATACACGTTTAATTTCTTATATGTCTAATAAAGTTAAGGCAAGAACTGCTTACCTTTCATTAACTAGAGGTGATGGTGGTCAAAATCTTATTGGGCCAGAAATTAGAGAACTATTGGGAGTTATTCGTACACAAGAGCTTTTGGCTGCAAGACGTGTAGACGGTGGTGAGCAAATGTTTACAAGAGCCAACGATTTCGGGTATTCTAAGCATCCAGACGAGACGCTTAAAATCTGGGAAAAAGATAATGTATTAAGTGATGTAGTTTGGGCTATACGAAAATTTAAACCAGACGTAATTATTAATAGATTTAACCATAGAACACCAGGTACAACACATGGACATCATACGAGTTCTGCAATGCTAAGTGTTGAAGCTTTTGATTTGGTAAATGACAAAAACGCATTTCCAGATCAACTTAAAAATGTAGATGTTTGGCAACCTAAACGCCTCTTCTTTAACACAGGGCGGTTTTTTTATAGAAATCAAGAAGATTTTGATAAAGCAAGTAAAGATTTAATAAATTTTGATGTAGGCGTTTATTATCCATTAAAAGGATTATCTAATAATGAAGTAGCATCTTTAGCTAGTAGTCAACATCTTTGTCAAGGGTTTGGTAGGTTAACACGACGTGGCTCACAACAGGAGTATATTGAATTTTTAAAGGGAGAATTCCCAGAGGATAAGTCTAATGTATTTTCTGGTGTAGATACTACTTGGAATCGTATTGGTGAAGGCGGTCAGTTTATAGGTAGTATTTTATATGATATTGAAAAGAATTTTAATTTTAAAGACCCATCAACTCATTTACCAGAGTTACTTATAGCTTACAATTTACTTCAAAAAACAAGTGATGCGCACTGGAAAACGATTAAGAGTAAAGAATTAAAAGCTATTATTGAAGCTTGTGCTGGATTGTATTTAGAAGCATCTGTTAGCTTACCTACAGTAAGTACAGGTAGTGACATTAATTTAAATATTGAAGCTTTAAACAGAAGTAATATAGAAATAGAATTACTTTCTTATAATATTTCAACAACAAATACTCCTATTCTAAAAAATACGACATTAAAAGAAAACACGCGTCAAAACTTTAGAGAACAAATTACTATTCCAAATACATTACATACTACTTCTCCATATTGGTTAGATAATAAAGGAAGTTTAGGAATGTATCATGTAAATGATGACACTTTAATTGGTTTACCAGAAACACCACGAACTGTAACTGTAGATTTTTATTTAACTATAAATAAAATACCTATCACATTTACTAAAGATTTGGTATATCGCTATTCGCAACCAGATAAAGGTGAATTATATCGTCCATTTGAAATTATTCCTGAAGTAGCAGTAAGCATTAATGATAAAGTATTCATTTTTGAAAATGATAAACAAAAAGAAATACCAGTTACAATAACAGCAGGAAGAGATAACTTAAGAGGAAGTGTAAGCTTAGATATTCCAACAGGTTGGAAAGTAACACCTCCTCAAGATATTAATATTGTCAATAAAGGTGAAACTAGAACATTAGTATTTACAATCACTCCTCCTCAATTTCAAAGTGAAGGAATTATTACCCCTAAAGTTAATATTGATGGAAAGATATATTCAAAAGAATTAATAGAGATTAATTATAGTCATATTCCTATTCAAACTGTATTGTTACCTAGCGAAAGTAAGGTGGTTCGTTTAGATATTCAAAAAGTAGGTAATAATATTGCTTATATAGAAGGTGCTGGTGATGTAGTTCCTGAAAGTTTAGAGCAAATTGGATATAATGTTATAAAAATTAAGCCTGAAGAGATTACTCCAGAATATCTATCTCAATTTGATGCAGTAGTTGTTGGAATTAGAGCATACAATACTATTGCTGAGTTAAAATTTAGACAAAGGCACTTATTAGATTTTGTGGCACAAGGCGGTAATATGATTGTACAATACAATACTAGTTTTAGATTAACTGTGGATACTAAAGAATTAGCTCCATTTGATTTAAAATTGTCTCGTGATCGTGTTACAGATGAACATGCAGAAGTACGTTTTTTAAATACAAATCACTCTATATTAAATTACCCTAATAAAATTACAAAAAATGACTTTGAGGGATGGGTTCAGGAGCGAGGTTTATATTTTCCAAATGAATGGGCTAGTGAATTCACTCCTATTATTTCAATAAATGATAATGGAGAAACACCAAAAAATGGTAGTTTACTTGTGGCTAAATACGGTAAAGGACATTACATTTATACAGGTTTAAGTTTCTTTAGAGAATTTCCTGCTGGTGTTTCTGGAGCTTATAGATTATTTGCAAATATGTTATCCATTGGGAAAGACAATATAAAAATTGACAAAAAACTAAACGATTAA
- a CDS encoding amidohydrolase: MKIKQLFTFAFCFMLSLSFAQKKMNKTKKAIIASIEKHEANLIEISDKIWSAAETAFEETQSSKILSDYAEAQGFTVERGVAGMPTAFVATYGTGKPVISVLGEFDALPGLSQKTSPTKNPIIEGEPGHGCGHNLFGAGSLGAAIAIKEQIESGRFKGTVKFMGTPSEEKYFGKIWMVNAGIWDDVDVNISWHPAAKTEADVQSSLALVDFKIEFYGQAAHAAGDPWNGRSASDALEIYTNGINYYREHVKPTVRMHYHIQDGGQVVNVVPDYSRLWMRVRDSKRSGMLPVYERVKKMAEGAAIMANVDYKVSLISGIYEVLVNREGGKIMQSNLELLGPIEYTPEEIAFGKKIQEVTQKEQIGMDSSIKPLEATKESPGGGSTDVGDVSWNVANINLRVTTAPKDTPWHSWAVVACGGMSIGHKGMTYAAKAMAMTMGDLFEDPDLVEKVKAEYKERKGDEVYKAIIPEGPPPINAKGN, encoded by the coding sequence ATGAAAATTAAACAGCTCTTCACTTTTGCATTTTGTTTTATGTTATCTCTTTCATTTGCTCAAAAGAAGATGAACAAAACTAAAAAAGCAATTATTGCATCTATTGAAAAACACGAAGCTAATCTTATTGAAATTAGTGATAAAATTTGGTCTGCTGCAGAAACTGCTTTCGAAGAAACTCAATCTTCAAAAATATTATCTGATTATGCAGAAGCGCAAGGTTTTACTGTAGAACGCGGTGTTGCAGGAATGCCTACTGCATTCGTAGCTACTTATGGTACAGGGAAACCTGTAATAAGTGTTTTAGGCGAATTTGATGCCTTACCTGGGTTATCACAAAAAACGTCTCCAACTAAAAATCCTATAATCGAAGGGGAGCCTGGTCACGGATGTGGGCATAATTTATTTGGTGCTGGAAGTTTAGGAGCAGCAATCGCTATAAAAGAGCAGATTGAAAGTGGACGATTTAAAGGTACCGTTAAATTTATGGGAACTCCTAGCGAAGAAAAATATTTTGGAAAAATATGGATGGTTAATGCTGGTATTTGGGATGATGTAGATGTAAATATAAGCTGGCACCCAGCAGCAAAAACAGAGGCAGATGTTCAAAGCTCTTTAGCTCTAGTTGATTTTAAAATTGAATTTTACGGACAAGCAGCACATGCAGCCGGAGATCCTTGGAACGGCAGAAGTGCTTCTGATGCGTTAGAGATATACACTAATGGTATTAATTATTATAGAGAGCATGTAAAACCCACTGTAAGAATGCATTATCACATACAAGATGGCGGTCAGGTTGTAAATGTAGTTCCAGATTATTCGCGTTTATGGATGCGAGTTCGGGATAGTAAACGTTCAGGGATGCTTCCGGTTTATGAGCGTGTTAAAAAAATGGCAGAAGGTGCTGCTATTATGGCGAATGTAGATTATAAAGTTTCATTGATATCTGGAATTTATGAAGTATTGGTAAATCGTGAAGGTGGAAAAATCATGCAATCCAATTTAGAGCTCTTAGGCCCTATTGAGTATACACCAGAAGAAATTGCTTTTGGTAAAAAAATACAAGAGGTGACACAAAAAGAACAAATAGGTATGGATAGTTCTATTAAACCATTAGAAGCTACTAAAGAAAGTCCTGGAGGAGGTTCTACAGATGTAGGCGATGTAAGTTGGAATGTTGCAAATATTAATTTAAGGGTTACAACAGCGCCTAAAGATACACCTTGGCATTCTTGGGCTGTAGTAGCTTGTGGAGGTATGAGTATAGGGCATAAAGGAATGACTTATGCTGCAAAAGCTATGGCTATGACTATGGGAGATTTATTTGAAGATCCTGATTTGGTCGAAAAAGTAAAAGCGGAATATAAAGAACGTAAAGGTGATGAAGTGTATAAGGCAATTATTCCTGAAGGACCACCACCAATTAATGCTAAAGGAAATTAA
- a CDS encoding cell division inhibitor, with protein sequence MKIYKLHKKQNLPISVNKAWEFLSSPENLKVITPDYMGFHILSGADRPMYAGQIIQYIVTPVLSIKTKWVTEITHVVDKHYFVDEQRFGPYALWHHKHFIKAIHGGVEIEDIIDYKIPFGILGQLVHPFIVKPKLEEIFNYRHQKLIELFGVYT encoded by the coding sequence ATGAAAATATACAAGTTACACAAAAAACAGAACCTTCCTATTTCTGTAAATAAGGCGTGGGAATTTCTATCTAGCCCTGAAAATTTAAAAGTCATTACACCAGATTATATGGGGTTTCATATACTTTCAGGAGCCGATAGGCCTATGTATGCAGGGCAAATAATTCAATATATTGTAACTCCAGTATTAAGTATTAAAACGAAATGGGTTACAGAAATTACACACGTAGTTGACAAACATTATTTTGTAGATGAGCAACGCTTTGGCCCCTATGCACTTTGGCATCATAAACATTTTATTAAAGCTATTCATGGGGGAGTCGAAATAGAAGATATAATTGACTATAAAATCCCTTTCGGAATATTAGGACAATTAGTTCATCCATTTATAGTAAAGCCAAAATTAGAAGAAATTTTTAATTACAGGCATCAAAAGTTAATAGAACTATTCGGGGTTTATACATAG